A section of the Hevea brasiliensis isolate MT/VB/25A 57/8 chromosome 17, ASM3005281v1, whole genome shotgun sequence genome encodes:
- the LOC110647643 gene encoding uncharacterized protein LOC110647643 gives MGTTTSSMAAKFAFFPPNPPSYNIVVDEETGKLRISDVQQKDDVDVLKLSTKKGNEIVAIYVKNPLASLTVLYSHGNAADLGQMYHIFTELSQHLNVNLMGYDYSGYGQSSGKPSEQDTYADIDAAYICLEETYGVKEEDIILYGQSVGSGPTLELATRLPQLRAVILHSPILSGLRVMYPVKKTFWFDIYKNIDKIPLVNCPVLVIHGTEDEVVDFSHGKQLWELCKEKYEPLWLKGGSHCNLELYPEYLRHLRKFISAIEKLPPHLRNGPGQSTDQPDQPSNTPDSNKEKSRPSTDHRDKARPSTGQKEKSRLSTDSREKGRASTDRREKSRKSIDRTAKARNSTDQPEKARNSLDRLGDMVRSVGLCNVDCLKQTASEA, from the exons ATGGGAACAACAACATCGTCAATGGCGGCGAAATTCGCCTTCTTCCCACCTAACCCACCGTCTTATAACATAGTAGTTGATGAAGAAACTGGGAAACTGAGAATCTCAGATGTCCAACAGAAAGACGACGTGGACGTGTTGAAGCTTTCCACAAAGAAAGGGAATGAGATTGTTGCCATATACGTGAAGAACCCATTAGCTTCATTGACTGTCCTATACTCTCATGGCAACGCTGCTGATCTTGGCCAGATGTATCATATCTTCACTGAGCTTAGCCAACACCTTAATGTTAATCTTATGGG GTACGATTATTCTGGGTATGGACAGTCTTCTGGAAAG CCAAGTGAACAAGATACATATGCTGATATAGATGCTGCATATATATGCCTGGAAGAGACTTATGGAGTGAAGGAGGAAGATATTATATTGTATGGTCAATCAGTAGGGAGTGGACCTACTCTTGAATTGGCTACTCGTTTGCCTCAATTAAGAGCTGTGATTCTTCACAGTCCTATCCTCTCAGGCCTTCGTGTCATGTATCCTGTCAAGAAAACATTCTGGTTCGACATTTACAAG AATATTGATAAGATTCCGCTAGTTAATTGCCCAGTTCTGGTAATTCAT GGAACAGAAGATGAAGTCGTTGACTTTTCCCATGGTAAGCAGTTGTGGGAGCTCTGCAAAGAGAAGTATGAACCCTTGTGGCTTAAAGGAGGAAGCCACTGCAACTTGGAACTCTACCCAGAGTACTTACGGCATCTTAGGAAGTTCATATCTGCCATTGAGAAGCTGCCTCCGCATCTTAGAAATGGACCTGGACAAAGCACAGATCAGCCTGATCAGCCTTCGAACACCCCAGATTCCAATAAGGAAAAATCAAGGCCAAGCACAGATCATAGAGATAAGGCTAGGCCTAGTACTGGGCAGAAAGAAAAATCCAGGCTAAGCACAGACAGCAGAGAGAAAGGAAGAGCAAGCACTGACAGGAGAGAGAAGTCGAGAAAGAGCATTGATCGCACAGCAAAAGCAAGGAACAGCACTGATCAGCCAGAGAAAGCAAGAAACAGCCTCGACCG GTTGGGAGACATGGTTAGATCTGTGGGATTGTGCAATGTCGATTGTTTGAAACAGACAGCTTCTGAGGCCTGA